In the genome of Vibrio sp. NTOU-M3, one region contains:
- a CDS encoding diguanylate cyclase, protein MYLIFNKKFLLPLAAFVFTMIVTMFFVFFSYSAQQRYLTSLLDNLAQRQVQTLQEYVEHDLSYIGSGANFFYATFPEDWDQFDVFAKRLIDGSDTLIGLQWMQKVEKQDLDAHIEEVRKTFPSFEIYTIPKDGPKTMGYIMQDDQPIFVASDIYPRTKANLDLLGFYSSRVRFQLVLDAMRITHKPNVSDKVRLLQDGLDQSLKKEGMLVYHPVFDLFDDQQMIGVVVGVIRTTRYFEQLMVRTATEQRLLVKVTDLGFDAEDDPILFQSPEWNAIEGMGSVKKVVLPNREWMVEFKLEKSTSSIERMVLKGVAIAGLVIALLVSYIVFMMVRAKEQLSVLLDERTKELQFLVSHDALTGLYNRRAFNSALADYIARGRKFTLIGFDIDNFKLINDEHGHVAGDEMLIHVSKVINNRLKRGDMFVRMGGDEFSILTEVVNPILLKEYLEEIRIAVEQSEYQFAEHQISCTLSIGAVVRDNHNEESLIQAADSQLYLSKKAGRNCCSIAD, encoded by the coding sequence ATGTATCTTATTTTCAATAAGAAATTCTTACTTCCTTTAGCTGCATTCGTTTTTACGATGATAGTGACGATGTTCTTCGTCTTTTTTTCCTACTCAGCACAGCAGCGCTATTTAACTTCATTGTTGGATAACCTTGCTCAGCGACAGGTTCAAACGCTTCAAGAATATGTTGAACATGACTTAAGTTATATTGGCTCCGGTGCTAATTTTTTCTACGCTACGTTTCCTGAAGACTGGGATCAGTTTGATGTTTTTGCTAAGCGGCTTATTGATGGCAGTGACACGCTAATTGGTTTGCAGTGGATGCAAAAAGTAGAGAAGCAAGATCTCGATGCGCATATAGAAGAGGTACGTAAAACCTTCCCTTCTTTTGAAATCTATACCATTCCTAAAGATGGCCCTAAAACCATGGGTTATATCATGCAAGATGACCAACCTATTTTCGTCGCATCTGATATCTATCCACGCACTAAAGCCAACCTCGATCTTCTTGGTTTTTATTCATCTCGTGTCAGATTCCAGCTTGTTCTTGATGCCATGCGCATCACGCATAAACCCAATGTTTCGGATAAAGTCCGATTGCTTCAAGATGGGCTGGATCAAAGCCTGAAAAAAGAAGGGATGCTTGTTTACCACCCAGTGTTTGATCTTTTTGATGATCAACAGATGATTGGCGTGGTTGTTGGGGTGATCCGAACTACGCGCTACTTTGAACAATTGATGGTAAGAACGGCTACAGAGCAAAGGTTATTAGTAAAAGTAACCGATTTAGGATTTGATGCTGAAGACGATCCTATTTTATTTCAAAGCCCCGAATGGAATGCAATTGAAGGCATGGGCAGCGTTAAAAAAGTGGTGCTGCCAAATAGAGAATGGATGGTGGAGTTTAAGCTCGAGAAAAGTACGTCGAGTATTGAGCGGATGGTCTTGAAAGGCGTTGCTATAGCGGGGCTCGTGATTGCACTCTTAGTGAGCTATATCGTGTTTATGATGGTACGTGCAAAAGAGCAATTGTCAGTATTACTCGACGAACGAACCAAAGAGTTACAGTTCCTTGTAAGTCATGATGCTTTGACGGGGCTGTACAATCGGCGTGCATTTAATAGTGCGCTTGCTGACTACATTGCACGTGGTCGAAAATTTACCTTAATCGGTTTTGACATAGATAACTTTAAATTAATCAATGATGAACACGGCCATGTCGCTGGTGATGAAATGTTGATCCATGTTTCCAAAGTTATTAACAACAGACTGAAGCGTGGTGACATGTTTGTTCGGATGGGAGGTGATGAATTCAGTATTCTGACCGAAGTTGTAAATCCTATTTTGCTGAAAGAGTATCTAGAAGAAATTCGAATTGCCGTTGAACAGTCTGAATACCAGTTTGCAGAGCATCAAATATCTTGCACATTGAGTATTGGTGCCGTTGTTCGGGATAACCACAATGAAGAATCATTAATACAAGCTGCGGATAGCCAACTGTATCTAAGCAAGAAAGCAGGCCGAAACTGCTGTTCAATTGCTGATTAA
- a CDS encoding TerB family tellurite resistance protein, producing the protein MFNSITSLFKQLLEGNDLSQQNTNDANLAIASLLCEVAGADHQIDVKEKEAKHQLLVRLLGLTEEESDRLLQRAELRVKDSASLYDFTSQLRELSQETRFELIKAMWEVAHADGEIDPLEDAVIRKAAELLYVDHSEFIRAKLSVTDSKS; encoded by the coding sequence ATGTTTAATTCGATCACCTCTTTGTTCAAACAATTACTGGAAGGCAACGATCTTTCCCAGCAAAATACAAACGATGCCAACCTTGCCATCGCTTCACTACTTTGCGAAGTAGCAGGGGCCGATCATCAAATTGATGTAAAAGAAAAGGAAGCTAAGCATCAGTTGCTCGTCCGTCTTTTAGGCTTAACAGAAGAAGAATCAGACCGGCTATTGCAACGGGCTGAGCTACGAGTCAAAGACTCCGCTTCCCTTTACGACTTTACTTCTCAGTTGCGAGAGCTTTCTCAGGAAACACGCTTTGAGCTTATCAAAGCAATGTGGGAAGTCGCACATGCCGATGGTGAAATTGATCCTCTAGAAGATGCGGTCATTCGCAAGGCGGCAGAACTACTCTATGTGGATCATAGTGAATTTATACGGGCAAAACTGTCAGTCACTGACAGCAAGTCCTAG
- a CDS encoding fructose-specific PTS transporter subunit EIIC, with product MIKEILNEQLIKLDLAAKDKESAFDELAEVLVSAGKVSDKEQFIQDLWEREQTGNTGFEDGVALPHAKSSAVISPAIAVGISKSGIDYGAEDGKPSEVFFMIASPEQASDFHIEVLASLSSKLIEPTFLDSLKSAKTTEAALALISKENKEVPTEHATKKGFIIGVTGCPTGVAHTYLAAEAIEKAATEMGYEHCVETNGSIGVRNTPTEADIERADAIVVACDKQVDLNRFAGKKVVITGVKAAIKEADKLIEQALNAPIFEGDNKAVSQTASVTGPGGSGKDLYKYLMNGVSHMIPFVVVGGILIALALAIGGEPTPGGLAIPEGSLWNKILDVGVVGFTLMIPVLAGYIAYAIADRPGLAPGLIGGWIANNGSFYDAGAGTGFIGAIIAGLLVGYFVKWIVSFNYSKMIQPLVPIMIAPIAGSLFIAAVFIFIIGAPIAGIMETMNEVLANLSTGNVIIIGIVIGLMQGFDMGGPFGKVAFLFSVGLIAEGQTQFMGAQAAAIPVAPLGMALAAFIGSKMNLFEGEEVENAKAATAMGMVGISEGAIPFAARDPFAVIPANMIGSAVACVLGFTFGLTCNVAHGGPIVVLLGAFNKPLLALLAMAIGAITTAAIAIALKKMRLNRIAAAQQGQVTTQ from the coding sequence ATGATAAAAGAGATCCTAAATGAGCAATTAATCAAACTTGATTTAGCTGCTAAAGATAAAGAGTCTGCGTTCGACGAACTTGCTGAGGTCCTAGTATCAGCGGGTAAAGTGTCAGACAAAGAACAATTCATTCAAGATTTATGGGAACGTGAACAAACGGGCAACACTGGATTTGAAGACGGTGTTGCTCTTCCTCATGCAAAAAGTTCTGCCGTTATATCACCAGCGATTGCTGTCGGAATTAGTAAGTCCGGTATTGATTATGGTGCCGAAGATGGCAAACCTTCTGAAGTGTTCTTCATGATTGCCTCTCCAGAGCAAGCTTCTGATTTTCATATTGAGGTGCTCGCAAGTCTTTCTTCAAAACTCATCGAACCTACTTTTCTTGACAGTTTGAAATCTGCGAAAACCACCGAAGCAGCACTGGCTTTAATTTCAAAAGAGAATAAAGAAGTACCCACCGAGCATGCGACCAAGAAAGGGTTTATTATCGGTGTGACTGGGTGCCCAACTGGTGTCGCTCACACTTACCTCGCAGCAGAAGCCATCGAAAAAGCCGCAACAGAGATGGGGTATGAACACTGCGTCGAAACCAACGGTTCTATAGGCGTACGCAACACCCCAACAGAAGCGGATATCGAACGCGCAGATGCAATTGTGGTTGCTTGTGATAAACAAGTCGATCTCAATCGATTCGCGGGTAAAAAAGTCGTCATTACGGGTGTGAAAGCAGCCATCAAAGAAGCCGATAAACTGATCGAGCAAGCATTGAATGCGCCTATTTTCGAAGGTGATAATAAAGCCGTATCACAAACGGCAAGCGTTACTGGTCCGGGTGGATCTGGAAAAGATTTATATAAGTACCTAATGAATGGTGTATCCCACATGATCCCGTTTGTGGTTGTGGGCGGTATTCTCATCGCACTTGCGCTTGCCATTGGTGGGGAACCTACACCGGGTGGTTTAGCGATTCCTGAAGGTAGCCTCTGGAATAAGATTCTTGATGTTGGTGTGGTTGGCTTTACGCTGATGATTCCAGTTTTAGCTGGTTACATCGCCTATGCGATCGCTGACCGGCCGGGGCTGGCTCCGGGTTTAATTGGCGGTTGGATTGCCAACAACGGTTCGTTCTACGACGCTGGCGCTGGTACAGGTTTCATCGGTGCTATCATCGCGGGTTTGCTTGTGGGTTACTTCGTTAAATGGATTGTGAGTTTCAACTATTCGAAGATGATTCAACCACTTGTACCAATCATGATCGCTCCCATTGCTGGTTCACTTTTTATTGCCGCCGTCTTCATCTTCATCATTGGTGCCCCTATCGCCGGCATCATGGAAACCATGAATGAGGTGCTTGCAAACCTTTCTACAGGCAATGTAATTATTATTGGTATTGTTATCGGCTTGATGCAAGGCTTTGACATGGGTGGGCCTTTTGGCAAGGTCGCATTCCTCTTCAGTGTTGGGTTGATTGCAGAAGGTCAAACCCAATTTATGGGTGCACAAGCTGCTGCCATTCCTGTAGCACCACTCGGTATGGCTCTCGCCGCCTTCATAGGCAGTAAAATGAACCTATTTGAAGGAGAAGAAGTAGAGAACGCTAAAGCAGCCACAGCGATGGGAATGGTCGGCATATCTGAAGGTGCAATTCCATTTGCTGCTAGAGACCCATTTGCAGTGATCCCAGCCAACATGATCGGCTCAGCCGTTGCGTGTGTATTGGGCTTCACATTTGGCTTAACATGTAATGTGGCTCACGGTGGTCCGATCGTTGTACTACTTGGTGCATTCAACAAACCATTGCTCGCTTTACTTGCCATGGCAATTGGTGCAATCACCACAGCCGCAATCGCTATTGCATTGAAGAAGATGCGTCTAAATCGTATCGCAGCAGCACAACAAGGACAGGTAACCACACAATAG
- a CDS encoding exonuclease domain-containing protein yields MNHNRIVCFDLEMCCWNKDGVGTTGEIIEVGLAEIDIAKGEIVKRAQYYVKPEHDEVSLFCAELTGITPRKIEKQGRPLASVIQSMIKNFGGSNKIYAAWGRDDLVLMKECQQKGIDAPFREFINLATLYRIQNRLKDKRIGHRAAQEAKGIEWEGRQHSGYVDAYNLAKLALTML; encoded by the coding sequence ATGAACCACAACCGCATAGTTTGTTTCGATTTGGAAATGTGCTGCTGGAACAAAGATGGCGTAGGGACAACTGGAGAAATTATCGAAGTTGGCTTGGCTGAGATCGATATTGCCAAAGGTGAAATCGTAAAGCGCGCTCAATATTATGTGAAGCCTGAACATGATGAAGTTTCATTGTTTTGTGCTGAGCTTACTGGAATCACACCTCGGAAAATTGAAAAGCAGGGACGGCCACTTGCGTCAGTTATTCAATCGATGATCAAAAACTTTGGTGGCTCCAATAAGATCTATGCGGCGTGGGGGCGTGACGATTTAGTCTTGATGAAAGAGTGTCAGCAGAAAGGCATCGATGCACCATTTCGTGAGTTCATTAACTTAGCAACCTTATATCGAATCCAGAACCGCCTTAAAGATAAGCGCATTGGTCATCGTGCTGCTCAAGAAGCGAAGGGCATTGAATGGGAAGGGCGACAACATTCTGGCTATGTTGATGCCTATAACCTAGCTAAGCTAGCGTTAACTATGTTGTAA
- a CDS encoding DUF2760 domain-containing protein has translation MNFDLQMIPQTFDMLHAGLTASSILLLLVAVSRKSKVIEKVVEKPVEKIVEVEKPVEKIVEVEKVVEVEKVVERVVEVESKLATASTDSAMQLLSIMQQEARLIDFLKEDLTSFSDEEVGAAARVIHTGGQKVLNDYVTLAHVRNEDEETRITVEEGFNPQEIRLTGNVTGSAPFNGTLVHKGWKATSMTLPKLAENYDASVIAPAEVEL, from the coding sequence ATGAACTTCGATTTACAAATGATTCCTCAAACTTTTGACATGCTGCATGCAGGCTTAACAGCTTCAAGTATTCTGCTACTTCTAGTTGCGGTATCTCGCAAATCCAAAGTCATTGAAAAAGTGGTTGAGAAACCAGTTGAAAAAATCGTCGAGGTTGAGAAGCCAGTTGAGAAGATCGTGGAAGTAGAAAAAGTAGTGGAAGTTGAGAAAGTCGTAGAACGTGTTGTAGAGGTTGAATCTAAGCTTGCTACTGCATCTACAGATTCTGCAATGCAGCTGCTTTCTATCATGCAGCAAGAAGCTCGTCTGATTGACTTCCTAAAAGAAGACCTAACGTCATTCTCTGATGAAGAAGTTGGCGCAGCTGCTCGCGTAATCCACACTGGCGGTCAGAAAGTGCTGAACGACTACGTGACGCTAGCACACGTTCGCAACGAAGACGAAGAAACTCGCATTACGGTTGAAGAAGGCTTCAACCCACAAGAAATCCGCCTAACTGGCAACGTTACAGGCAGCGCGCCATTCAACGGCACGCTAGTTCATAAAGGCTGGAAAGCAACATCAATGACGTTGCCAAAACTAGCAGAGAACTACGATGCATCTGTGATCGCTCCAGCTGAGGTTGAGCTGTAA